The Rhinoraja longicauda isolate Sanriku21f chromosome 19, sRhiLon1.1, whole genome shotgun sequence genome includes a window with the following:
- the LOC144602537 gene encoding uncharacterized protein LOC144602537 produces MTSLPVWKAQLLERKRKDEEEGKRKEKEEKERLANIPGWMKEVMERRKTRLGSRPWHSEGHQAGGGRGEPQRADNLGCLGPEGAMVRENIGPVKRNPFVRQEKQRRGPGSGEGHQRSRPGVSENAGVRTIQAEGVTIREGLTIRGPPPVGPPRQPTPEAALTRSVEDLSSWGMGEDEREGQGGGEGQVRRGRVSRLLSRFGQRRGFVARSHSTENVPRRPPSRPKVPVCTPRPPSPPPAGNEGGTLPLLGNNGVPAHGRPPLPRDPETPRTLSPPWAGKKGEALPALEDTREPVRANPPLPRDPETPLLPSSPRVGNEGETLEDTRGPSFANPPLPRDPKTARPLSPPYENGLLPSLGDARAAVRTHPPLPRDPERPLPPPSPRVGNEGETLPAMEDTRVPVFANPPLHRDPETPRPLSRPWVGNTGRTLTPLGDAHARPPLPGDQETARPLSPPWVNNQGGTLPTLGEAKAPARARSPLSRDQGTPPRALSPPWVNNQGGTLPTLGDAKTPARARPPLPGDQETPRPLSPPWVGNTGRTLTSLGDAKAPARAHHPLPGDQETPRPLSPPWVGNTGRTLTPLGGACARSPLPGDQETPRPLSPPWVGNTGRTLTPLGGARARSPLPGDQETPRPLSPPWVGNTGRTLTPLGGARARSPLPGDQETPRPLSPPWVGNMGRTLTQLGGAHHPLPGDQETPRPLSPPRDGDPTRWSERPEGPRRSPPAMAVEGEQEGARAEGPPLPPEAGDEVGTELSLSLSLPEGGEGRVRGVPGPGAEAAGSFWRPQAAGDAPASPSPSPSEPPPPPTCSRTLPDADAAGEAGHEARGEELEDPARPRPSCPAAVAPDNGLGPSMNRLPGAERGSFPRGQPDPAGRGPPRPAGGSGIPQRKAGGRTITINPRKAAGSTVATVAGTTGTTGTGRTENGLASPPLTQPPPTATATAAIAPGKKRYPTAEQILVIGGYLSLRRSCLVKTGSSRRKLNISFNDGELESTFEYPSELALLAEFGAEEEEVSSPQVREPKDEEEEEEDEAPVPRLEMPGSPLVGRAVRRKPLLVDENCR; encoded by the coding sequence ATGACGTCCCTCCCCGTCTGGAAAGCCCAGCTGCtggagaggaagaggaaggatgaggaagaGGGCAAgaggaaggagaaggaggagaaggagaggctGGCCAACATCCCGGGCTGGATGAAGGAGGTGATGGAGCGGAGGAAGACCAGGCTGGGCTCCCGCCCCTGGCACTCGGAGGGGCACCAGGCCGGCGGGGGGAGGGGCGAGCCTCAGAGGGCGGACAACCTGGGCTGCCTGGGGCCCGAGGGGGCAATGGTCCGGGAGAACATTGGCCCCGTCAAACGCAACCCCTTTGTGCGCCAGGAGAAGCAGAGGAGGGGGCCCGGGTCGGGGGAGGGTCATCAGAGGTCACGGCCGGGGGTCAGTGAAAATGCCGGGGTGAGGACCATCCAGGCTGAGGGGGTCACCATCCGGGAGGGTCTGACGATCCGTGGCCCCCCTCCGGTCGGACCCCCGAGACAGCCCACCCCCGAGGCAGCTCTGACCAGGAGCGTGGAGGACCTCAGTtcctgggggatgggggaggacgagagggagggacaggggggaggggaagggcaggTCAGGAGGGGAAGGGTCAGCCGACTCCTCAGCCGCTTCGGACAGAGGAGGGGGTTCGTGGCTCGATCCCACAGCACCGAGAACGTCCCCCGCCGACCCCCGTCCCGTCCCAAGGTCCCGGTGTGCACTCCccggcccccttcccctcccccggcGGGCAACGAAGGCGGGACCCTCCCCCTGCTGGGAAATAACGGGGTACCTGCCCATGGCCGCCCACCTCTGCCCAGAGACCCCGAGACTCCCcggaccctctccccaccctgggcGGGTAAGAAAGGTGAGGCACTCCCCGCACTGGAAGATACCAGGGAGCCCGTCCGTGCCAACCCTCCTTTGCCCAGAGACCCCGAAACTCCCCTTTTGCCGTCCTCACCCCGGGTGGGTAATGAAGGTGAGACATTGGAAGATACCAGGGGGCCCAGCTTTGCCAACCCACCTCTGCCCAGAGACCCCAAAACTgcacgccccctctccccaccctacgAAAATGGGCTGCTCCCCTCGCTGGGAGATGCCAGGGCGGCCGTCCGTACCCACCCTCCTTTGCCCAGAGACCCCGAAAGGCCCCTGCCGCCCCCCTCACCGCGGGTGGGTAACGAGGGTGAAACACTCCCCGCAATGGAAGATACCAGGGTGCCCGTCTTTGCCAACCCTCCTTTGCACAGAGACCCCGAGACTCCCCGGCCCCTCTCCCGGCCCTGGGTGGGCAACACGGGCAGGACCCTCACCCCACTGGGAGATGCCCATGCCCGCCCTCCTCTGCCTGGAGACCAGGAGACTGCCAGGCCCCTCTCACCACCCTGGGTAAACAACCAAGGTGGGACTCTTCCCACACTGGGAGAAGCCAAGGCACCTGCCCGTGCACGGTCTCCTTTGTCCAGAGACCAGGGGACCCCTCCCCGGGCCCTCTCACCACCCTGGGTAAACAACCAAGGTGGGACTCTTCCCACACTGGGAGATGCCAAGACACCTGCCCGTGCCCGCCCTCCTCTGCCCGGAGACCAGGAgactccccgccccctctccccgcctTGGGTGGGCAACACGGGCAGGACCCTCACCTCACTGGGAGATGCCAAGGCACCTGCCCGTGCCCATCACCCTTTGCCCGGAGACCAGGAGACTCCCCGCCCCCTCTCACCACCCTGGGTGGGCAACACGGGCAGGACCCTCACCCCATTGGGAGGTGCCTGTGCCCGCTCTCCTTTGCCCGGAGACCAGGAGACTCCCCGCCCCCTCTCACCACCCTGGGTGGGCAACACGGGCAGGACCCTCACCCCATTGGGAGGTGCCCGTGCCCGCTCTCCTTTGCCCGGAGACCAGGAGACTCCCCGCCCCCTCTCACCACCCTGGGTGGGCAACACGGGCAGGACCCTCACCCCATTGGGAGGTGCCCGTGCCCGCTCTCCTTTGCCCGGAGACCAGGagaccccccgccccctctcacCACCCTGGGTGggcaacatgggcaggacccTCACCCAACTGGGAGGTGCCCATCACCCTTTGCCCGGAGACCAGGAGACTCCCCGCCCCCTCTCACCGCCCCGGGACGGGGATCCCACCCGCTGGTCCGAGCGCCCAGAGGGTCCCAGGAGGTCTCCCCCGGCAATGGCTGTGGAGGGTGAGCAGGAGGGtgcgagggccgaagggcctcccctCCCGCCCGAGGCCGGGGATGAGGTCGGGACGGAGCTttcgctgtcgctgtcgctgccggagggaggagaggggcggGTCCGCGGTGTCCCCGGGCCCGGCGCTGAAGCAGCCGGCAGCTTCTGGCGACCGCAGGCTGCGGGCGACGCCCccgcttccccttccccttccccctccgagCCGCCCCCGCCCCCGACTTGCAGCCGGACTCTCCCCGACGCCGATGCTGCGGGAGAGGCCGGCCATGAGGCCCGGGGAGAGGAGCTAGAGGACCCCGCCAGGCCGCGGCCTAGCTGCCCGGCCGCCGTTGCCCCTGACAACGGACTCGGGCCTAGCATGAACAGGCTTCCCGGCGCCGAGCGGGGAAGCTTCCCCCGGGGGCAGCCGGACCCCGCCGGCCGCGGACCACCCCGGCCCGCCGGCGGGAGCGGGATCCCCCAACGCAAGGCCGGCGGCAGGACCATCACCATCAACCCCCGCAAGGCCGCCGGCTCCACCGTCGCCACCGTCGCCGGCACCACCGGCACCACCGGCACCGGCAGGACGGAGAACGGCCTGGCCTCCCCCCCGCTGACCCAGCCTCCGCCaaccgccaccgccaccgccgcCATCGCCCCCGGCAAGAAGAGGTACCCGACGGCCGAGCAGATCCTGGTGATCGGGGGTTACCTGAGCCTGAGGAGATCGTGTCTGGTGAAGACCGGGAGCAGCCGGAGGAAG